A region of Chiloscyllium plagiosum isolate BGI_BamShark_2017 chromosome 37, ASM401019v2, whole genome shotgun sequence DNA encodes the following proteins:
- the LOC122541418 gene encoding zinc finger and BTB domain-containing protein 12-like, with amino-acid sequence MAPREVLQFQFLHHESTTLNRMNQLRVEERFCDVTVVTGQLRFAGHRVVLAACSPFLRDQFLLQPSPEVRVALSEGTEMLSRLLLSCYTGSLDVPCGEVLSYLTVASYLQMDHVVEECRRALSTCIDPRIKLEDDRVTVGPHARAQEASETTDDDDVYVVIEVDGPAAAAEPSRSQPSDPRQEAHPELSEAAEEEDGSVLIGGRGSSSDEDSSAAEESGPPLGRPACPRPIHCSVCAQAFQHPEHLVAHMKAHKLFMCPRCGKVFHQRVNLARHIHVHTGIKPYLCTVCGRTFTQNRSLKDHMNLHSGARPHCCHYCHMSFAHKPALRRHLKEQHSKTTADNCRLALLGTASTYAEPV; translated from the coding sequence ATGGCGCCGAGAGAGGTCCTTCAGTTCCAGTTCCTCCACCACGAGTCGACGACCCTGAACAGGATGAACCAACTCCGCGTGGAGGAACGTTTCTGCGATGTGACCGTGGTGACAGGCCAGCTGCGGTTCGCGGGGCACCGCGTGGTGCTGGCCGCGTGCTCGCCGTTCCTGCGCGACCAGTTCCTGCTGCAGCCGTCGCCAGAGGTGCGCGTGGCGCTGAGCGAGGGCACCGAGATGCTCTCCCGCCTGCTGCTCTCATGCTACACGGGCTCGCTCGACGTGCCCTGCGGGGAGGTGCTCAGCTACCTGACGGTGGCCAGCTACCTGCAGATGGACCACGTGGTGGAGGAGTGCAGGCGCGCACTCTCCACGTGCATCGACCCCCGCATCAAGCTCGAGGACGACAGGGTGACCGTTGGGCCTCACGCTCGGGCCCAGGAGGCGTCCGAGACAACCGACGACGATGACGTTTACGTGGTCATCGAGGTGGACGGCCCGGCGGCGGCGGCGGAACCTTCTCGAAGCCAACCCAGCGACCCCCGGCAGGAGGCCCACCCCGAGCTCTCCGAGGCTGCCGAGGAGGAGGACGGCTCTGTGCTGATCGGTGGCAGGGGCTCCTCCTCCGATGAGGACAGCTCAGCGGCCGAGGAGAGCGGGCCCCCCCTGGGCCGCCCCGCCTGCCCTCGGCCCATTCACTGCAGCGTGTGTGCGCAGGCCTTCCAGCACCCGGAGCATCTGGTGGCCCACATGAAGGCCCACAAGCTCTTCATGTGCCCCAGATGCGGCAAGGTGTTCCACCAGCGGGTCAACCTGGCCCGCCACATCCACGTGCACACCGGCATCAAGCCCTACCTCTGCACCGTCTGCGGCCGCACCTTCACCCAGAACCGATCGCTCAAGGACCACATGAACCTGCACAGCGGAGCCAGGCCTCACTGTTGCCACTACTGCCACATGAGCTTCGCCCACAAGCCCGCCCTCCGCCGGCATCTCAAAGAGCAGCACAGCAAAACTACAGCTGACAACTGTAGGTTGGCCCTACTCGGCACGGCCAGCACCTACGCGGAGCCAGTGTAG